Within the Gossypium raimondii isolate GPD5lz chromosome 12, ASM2569854v1, whole genome shotgun sequence genome, the region TCTTTGGATCACCAGTCGCCGGCATTGCCTCACTTCTGATTTGCTCATAATGCCCGGACCATGTTCTACTTACACAACAAAATGTCACTTTCTTTTGTTTACCAAATGGGTCCTTCTCATTGATCGAGTCGCTTTCTTCCAGAACCTGAAAAGTCAAGCAGTTGAAACTCATAGCTTTTTATTCCTCCAAATGTTTAATATTTAGAGAAGGAAGCGGATGAGAAAAGCAATGGAGGGTATTTACATTCAGGCTTTAATATAGCTTTAGAGGTGATGttcagaaaaaagaaagaaagagatagCAGGGTGGAATTTACAGATAAGTTtctaatttggtaatttataCAGCTTTGggtataaatttaaaaccaacaaattgttcttttttttttcttttctatgtttgGTTACAGCTACGAACAACTAATGATAAAGGCAATTAAGATACTCAGATAAATTTCGTAATTTAATGTTTTCTAATAAACTCAAATAAGCTATCATTTCATCACCTTTCCTGTTCTAATTGTGAATTTGACTGTCGTATTATTCATTGAAGTCGAACAAACtgctttaataaaattacatactttaatacataatttagcAATCAATGAACAGCACTGGGGTGGTGGCGCAGTTGGCTAGCGCGTAGGTCTCATAGCTTATTTGAGTGATCCTGAGGTCGAGAGTTCGAGCCTCTCTCACcccagaaattttttttaatttttgttatatacaGGGATGGCAACGGCCAACGGGCTCGCTTTCACTCATTTGATTTTCATGCCTTCCATTCCGATTTCCACCCGAATTTgcattttatctaaaatttttacaCTTGAATTTGgtcttataaaagaaaattttccattcatGCTTGATTCAccttaaatattatataatttttatttaatataagttTAGCCCTTAATATTTATCTCTTCTATCAAATTGACCATGTTTTAACTAAATTTAGCTTTAAACATTGATTAAAACGTTAACTTGTTAAACATGGTCGTATGACAACCCACATgtatttcatgctaattttttttaactatgtatattgaatattttataaattttaaattatttattaatgtggTATTTATAACAAATGGTGTCTTGTCAGGATGTAGTACACATAGAGCGCCATACGGGTTATGTAACCCCCTAAAATTGTTATACTTTAAAAGCAGTAATAAATCGAGATTGTGTACAATTGATTTCTCgataaagtaaaataatgaaatggaAGTGATAAAAGAGAAGATTTAAAGTATATTGTGGTACACTAAATTAaagtaaggactaaatcgtaaagattaaaaagttttgaggtttaggtataattattcaaaatttaaggggttGAAGCATAAATATAAGAAAGTTGAAGGACCGAAAGTGAAAATAACCCAATTTATTATGACAAGAAATTGGTGTGCAGGGACCAATTTGATTAAGTGGGGAAAGatgaaggactaaatcataGTTTTACCAAATTGAGTGATGATTCAATGAATGAATTGTAGAGAATGTTGAAGGGTAAAATAGTCATAGTCTTTTTTCAATCAAGATAATTATCATGAAACATCATGATAATTATGAATATTGGTGTTAGATTTTGGttggttaaaattatttttaaattgttttattattattttaatataatatgttttttttatttaattaggatGATGAAAATTTCTCCATCTTTCTTTCAACTCACGCCCACCATTCTTGAGGAaaagaaagttttacttttttttttgcaatttgatcttttccataaaaattcaccatttttcaCCTAAAAATCAAAGGAATTTCCATAACCACTAAGAGAGAAAAATGATAAGGAGACTAGGGAGAGTAAGAATATCAATTTAGattcaataaaagaaaagttggaGGAGAGATAAAATCAAGGTAAAGCTTGATTCCAATGTTAAGGTTTCATATTGTTTTCGAGTTTAATCTTGTTAGAAAATATGTTAAAGTGAAGACTACTCATGAaaagttttatgttttgatataatgttgaagaaagagattgaaaaagtGAATCAAGTGATGAGTAAAAAGGAAGAGCAAGTGATTTGAGTTTGGAAAAGGTATGTACCTATGGATTCTCTTgttttttaaggattaaaatgtagACTTTGTGAAGTTTTgtggtaaattagtaaaataaagtgcgaaacaatttaatatgtgaataaggaaaatatgataaaagtttaatgaagatgaaatatgcataaagtattgtaaaatgtgaaattgtggaaatatatgaaatttatatcatGACAAGGAGTAAATTgtcaaacttgaaaaatatgtggaggaaataatagaagtgaaatacatagaaattgatatgtgaaaaATATATGGATAAATAgaatgtatttatgaaattcaaatcatgattaaattgaaaaatataaaattatatttaaattatgaaatattatatgGATAAATAGAATGTGTAAGAAAGTGTGATGAAATGGTATATGTATGAAAAGTGATAGTGAGATTGAATTACAAAGAATAGctagtaataaattatttttattatgtgaaCTATTTTGGTGAAACGAAAGAATTatggaaaagaaaaggactaaattgtgaaatatgaaaaagtGGAATGTGGGAAGCTATGGTAAATTTTAttagtgaatatgaaattttataagatAATGAATTATGTTTTGAGTGTCAAAGAAAGTCGGTATTCCTGTTTACTGAGTTGTTACaataagggctaaattgaaataaattcaaaatatacaaattctattttgaaatgtataaaTGAAGTGATTTCCGCCTCAATTGCCTAAAGTAGACAAGATAAAAACTATtaggatatagatggcatgccattaaaGAAACACCTAGCGTGCTCTTTGTTCTGATTACACATTTCGGTGTTGTCCCGTTGTGCATTGCACTTCGGTGCTACTTTGTTCTGTTATTGTACTGTTTCCATGTATTCTATACGTTCTATTAAGTCTATGTTGGACCTCTGTTGAATAATAAAGggtaatgataaaataaaaaagttatggTAAGCAAGttctaatgaaaattttctgTTACACAGTGAGATAACAAGTAAAGGATTTTGATAACAATTTCGTTAAACTGTGAAGTGATAATGTAGTGAGTTAGACTGGTAAAAGTTTTGTTCCTATCAATCcatgaaaggataaaaataGTGAATTATGGTAATAATGAATCCTATAAATACGGAATgatcttttaattattaaaatatactcaATTGATTATTAAGATATATTCAGGGATTATTGTAGTGGtaaaaaatgagatttgaatTCTTGGGGTACTTATTAAGCTTTCATGAGCTTAACATATGTTTTAAAGGCATAGGTAATAGAAGCTCTAGATTCATGTTGGGATTTCAACGCATCTCATCTCATCTTACCACCGAGGCTTGAAGAGGGTTATAGAATATGACATGTATATAAGTTATTGCAagtgttttgatataatttgagttttatagtGATTAATTGACGTGAGATCGTCAAAGTTGTTCTGGCAACACTGTAACATCCCAGTgcttttatttgatatatgggTCGGTATAGGGGTGTTATAGGTTATCACGTCAgcattgttaaaaaaaattatgtttttgtcaacattttcatcaaaaaaagaagtaatttgactatttttaaaagattgaaatcaaatttagctaaaatgagtaaaattgaaggctaaatttatcattatacctattatatatttttataccattATTACGTATTATGAAAtcttataaaagttaaaatatataaaaaaaatagtttacaAAAGTTTTAAAGAACTAGTTAAAATGTTGTGTTTTTATAaagatttataaattataagtaatatatatatatatatatatataaaggtaatgaaattaaaagaaggATATTTTGTAGAAAAATTTAGGTAGGAGGGTGCGGTTTAAATCTAAACCCATCgttgatgaaattaaatgaaaatccACCTGTCTAGTCCCTCAATTCTatctttaaatcaatttcatccACTGGTGGTTGGAATTATCCGTGATCCAGACATTATTTGGTCCGAACAATCCATTCATCCTCCTTAATCTATTTATACTAACTACTAATATTATAAGAaccaaattattaaattatataaaaaattataatataaatattgaaggtCATGTATTTAGATAATATTAAAGAATGCATTTCCAATTCTTAAAagtttatgtatattttaattagaataatatatataaattataaaaattaaaatataaataaatattgaaagaaaacaaaattgtatatttgaattattaagaaATGTATGGGcatgtcgattgagtcttaacttgatTGGCATAGACATTGTTATCAATGTAAAAAGATGTGAGCTTGAGTATATTAAAACACattatttttttgcattttttttaaatagggTATCGATTATTTATTGAgaataattaagaatataaaagaagttaaaaattaaccggCCTACGCCTATCTATGGTTTTCTAACCGAAAATTAAATGCATCCATATCTCTGTATTCCCAATAGATGATGGCGATGTCCACGTCATAATTGCTTCTCTTTAATTTTACacctaaaatggtaaaattttttttaaattacaatgtaaattaattgaattaaaatctaaatatattattttataattataaagaattataattcaTTAGACACGTTTAATTAATATAGTGTAATTACATCGTAATTTTATGTGTCATGTTTGGtagtaaaattgtaatttcacagttacataatttatagttttaaaatattaattattataaaacttatTAGTGTGATAAAGataatttctaaacaagtaataaaactaaaatcaaatcatcatatgCATTACTAACAAAAGTAGTTAATAATacaatttctaataaaaataacaagaaaaataaacattatattgaattttaccTCATTATTCTAGCGTATATTTGGTGGGTTACGCCTtctttaatatttatcataTGCTACTTATTATCATTTGTTGGTCCTTAACTGTGTTCATCATCAAGATTATCAAGATCTTTTCAAAGTATGGATCATCTTAATTCCACTTATAATTGAAGTTATGAAACATGTAACAAGCTAGTACGATCCAACTTTTTTTTATGCTATACTAAGGTAATATTAATATGggaaatgtttttttaaaacaccAAATATCTTCTCAACCGCATTTCGAAGCCttaaatgtttcaaattaaagagtttTCGAGCTGTCTATGGTGCTTGTGTCTAGCACAATTCTCAAATGGTATCATACCCCATGATATGGTGCAACAAAACTTTTTCTATTTGTATAATTAGTATcgacattataatattttggttcaCAATCCATATAGTTTGTagctttaattaaaaaaaatgtataaacgtaatttgaagaaaaactTATGATAAGTTATATCCCTTTTACAATacgtaaattaagtaaaaacaatatagaatttataatatataacctctataaaaaagtttttataaattgtccaaaaattcataacatttcttataaataatataatttttatcatagcTTTAgggaaaaattatcaataagttatgataaaaaatttataacattttttatgaataattatattattttaaaatatatagcaTGAACACATATATAAGATATGTCCaatatattataacacttttataacatataaatttttaataataaatttaaaaagtttttatgtAACGCTCAATTTTCAGAGTGTCGaatagtgatttgagatcactaaattcgatgaaaagttaaaaaatttattaattaataattataagttaagcgtaattttagaaatatttttgaattagtgaattttgtgatttaaaagaaattattaggtaaattgggtcgaaAACGAGGTATAGAGACCTCGATATTATAAACTGAGccgaaaatatttttataaatatttacggagtgtcattcgggtagtattaaagtttcgttaagaaattttaacgtttcgatggttaattgattaaaaaggattaa harbors:
- the LOC105762262 gene encoding uncharacterized protein LOC105762262, whose translation is MSFNCLTFQVLEESDSINEKDPFGKQKKVTFCCVSRTWSGHYEQIRSEAMPATGDPKKIKKGHRRLNTIHTIYESKGYEDDAQPRLTRSCGMRRDWSFEDLSDEKMRKEMSVV